In Acidaminococcus timonensis, one DNA window encodes the following:
- a CDS encoding DEAD/DEAH box helicase family protein, with the protein MGMPVLILGASGSGKSASLRNFEPDEIGIFNVAGKPLPFRKKLPLFNNAGYREIEAALKRPKLKAYVIDDSQYLMAFFLFDHVKDMGYGKFTQCAVDFRNLIDFIVRQTPPDVIVYLLHHTERDDNGFIKAKTSGKMLDNQLTVEGLFSIVLLAETDGKNHWFTTQSDGFTPAKSPMGLFPEKIENDLKKVDTEIREYYDMKPIKDNVKGEAENAKG; encoded by the coding sequence ATGGGTATGCCTGTTTTAATCCTGGGTGCCAGCGGCAGCGGGAAATCCGCTAGCTTGAGAAATTTTGAACCTGACGAAATCGGTATCTTTAACGTTGCCGGGAAGCCGTTGCCGTTTCGGAAGAAGCTGCCGTTATTTAATAACGCGGGTTACAGGGAAATCGAAGCCGCGTTAAAGCGGCCGAAGCTGAAAGCCTATGTTATTGACGACAGCCAGTACCTGATGGCGTTTTTCCTGTTTGACCATGTAAAGGATATGGGATATGGGAAGTTTACCCAGTGCGCCGTTGATTTCCGAAACCTGATTGACTTCATCGTGCGGCAGACCCCGCCGGACGTGATTGTTTACCTGCTGCACCACACAGAGCGGGACGACAACGGGTTTATCAAGGCCAAAACGTCCGGGAAAATGCTAGACAACCAGCTGACGGTGGAGGGGCTGTTTTCCATTGTGTTGTTGGCTGAAACGGATGGTAAGAACCATTGGTTTACCACACAGAGCGACGGCTTTACACCGGCAAAGTCCCCAATGGGGCTGTTTCCCGAAAAAATCGAGAACGACTTGAAAAAAGTCGATACGGAGATCCGGGAATACTACGATATGAAACCGATTAAAGACAATGTGAAGGGAGAAGCTGAAAATGCAAAAGGTTGA
- a CDS encoding host-nuclease inhibitor Gam family protein — translation MLESDYLDFTAPAPAESREHWKPENDDQANWCLEKISEAKAEIMGARAFYEAKKRQLDQWLENTIAPYNRDCEHFEALLAGYAEEALTGKKKRTISLPGGKFGFRKVPAKIDRDEAALLEFAESSAPGFVKVKKSVDWAALKKTCKADGDHMVTADGEIVPGVTVTEQPDKFICEVV, via the coding sequence ATGCTTGAATCTGACTACCTGGATTTTACCGCCCCCGCCCCTGCTGAGAGCCGAGAGCACTGGAAGCCGGAAAACGACGACCAGGCGAACTGGTGCCTGGAAAAGATTTCCGAAGCAAAGGCGGAAATCATGGGTGCCCGGGCATTTTACGAAGCAAAGAAACGGCAGCTGGATCAGTGGCTGGAAAACACCATTGCGCCGTACAACCGGGATTGCGAACATTTCGAAGCCCTTCTCGCCGGATACGCGGAAGAAGCCTTGACCGGCAAGAAAAAACGGACCATTTCCTTGCCAGGTGGGAAATTCGGATTCCGCAAGGTCCCAGCAAAAATCGACCGTGACGAAGCCGCCCTTCTGGAATTTGCCGAAAGCAGCGCGCCGGGGTTCGTCAAGGTGAAAAAATCCGTTGATTGGGCCGCCCTGAAAAAGACCTGCAAGGCTGACGGCGACCACATGGTGACGGCGGACGGGGAAATCGTGCCGGGCGTGACTGTAACAGAACAGCCGGATAAATTTATTTGTGAGGTGGTGTAA
- a CDS encoding helix-turn-helix domain-containing protein — METIDARVAILEQRVKNLEAQLHGPVFGAALPSVLDIEALMNALDCSEYRAREIMKSGRLKVFRIGKKYLATREHFLEWLEQGGDAGGQRNGQ, encoded by the coding sequence ATGGAAACCATTGATGCCCGCGTTGCCATCCTGGAACAGCGGGTGAAGAATCTGGAAGCGCAACTCCATGGGCCGGTGTTCGGCGCGGCGTTGCCATCCGTCCTGGATATAGAGGCGTTGATGAACGCCCTGGATTGCAGCGAATACAGGGCAAGGGAAATCATGAAATCCGGGAGGTTGAAAGTTTTCCGGATTGGCAAGAAATACCTGGCCACCCGGGAACACTTCCTGGAATGGCTGGAACAGGGAGGTGATGCTGGTGGACAACGAAATGGCCAATAA
- a CDS encoding helix-turn-helix domain-containing protein has protein sequence MNALELIATIKLEGLTMKKFLKKIGMSSSTWSKKIRGLSEFTRAEIQKIIQVLNLSDAKTMSIFFNVKVS, from the coding sequence ATGAACGCTCTGGAACTGATTGCAACGATCAAGCTAGAAGGACTGACCATGAAGAAATTCCTAAAGAAAATCGGGATGAGCAGCAGCACGTGGTCAAAGAAAATTCGCGGGCTGTCTGAGTTTACCCGGGCGGAAATCCAGAAAATCATCCAGGTGCTAAACCTGAGTGACGCCAAAACCATGAGTATTTTTTTTAACGTCAAAGTGTCCTAA
- a CDS encoding LexA family protein, whose translation MKTNEFMAIRRKELGLTLEEVAQRCGVGKSTVRKWEKGLIKNMGRDKIDLLASVLQVSPVLLLKDDFTSDDLQRHFKRVPMLGYAAAGAPLEDVNQDTPYYDVDNRYKVDFCITVCGDSMVNAGINDGDIVFVKQQPEVEVGQIGCFEIDGERVCLKRFYKTDTGVMLVSENPKYAPMVFNSDNCRDFRCLGLAVLKQSVIK comes from the coding sequence ATGAAAACCAATGAATTTATGGCAATACGGCGCAAGGAGTTGGGCCTGACGTTGGAAGAAGTTGCTCAACGTTGCGGCGTGGGAAAAAGCACAGTACGGAAATGGGAAAAGGGATTAATTAAAAATATGGGGCGGGATAAAATCGACTTGCTGGCCAGCGTCTTGCAGGTGTCGCCCGTGCTGCTGCTAAAAGACGACTTCACCTCCGACGATCTGCAACGTCATTTTAAACGCGTCCCCATGCTAGGGTATGCAGCAGCGGGTGCGCCCCTGGAAGATGTTAACCAGGACACGCCGTACTATGACGTGGATAACCGTTACAAGGTGGATTTCTGTATTACGGTGTGCGGCGACTCCATGGTCAATGCTGGCATTAATGACGGCGACATCGTTTTCGTCAAGCAACAACCCGAGGTGGAAGTTGGCCAGATCGGTTGTTTCGAAATCGACGGCGAACGGGTATGCTTAAAGCGTTTTTACAAAACGGATACCGGAGTTATGCTGGTATCAGAAAACCCAAAATATGCGCCCATGGTTTTTAACTCTGATAATTGCAGGGATTTCCGCTGTTTAGGCCTTGCCGTGTTAAAACAATCTGTTATTAAGTAA
- a CDS encoding site-specific integrase, with amino-acid sequence MEIIHSPNGTWGFRTVVGLDPATGKRKRVSRFGFPRRKDAEAALREIQESIKKQQYVPVSNVTFEDFAADWLKIYAQQVKISTVRIREHNIAWLNRYFAKIPLQQITKRDYQMFLLDLKDKLQPNTICGVHAAAKMIFKKAREFELIYNDPTEFASPPRPSRKIIDPEQDIPQYLEKADLQRFLDESRRHTQYGDYTALFMLLAYTGLRIGEALALTWEDIDLDAATLKVTKTLYNPTSRYNAYTLLPPKTRTSARILSLPTQLVAELKKYRLEATARRFTFGELWHYPEGSRAGFVFTAPMHPGYPITQRSVQHHIDHIQQVLTPPLPCRVHPHIFRHTHTSLLAEAGVDLVDIMERLGHSDDTTTRKIYLHVTKHMKRRAAEKFSELMER; translated from the coding sequence ATGGAAATCATCCATTCCCCCAACGGCACATGGGGCTTCCGTACCGTCGTTGGTCTTGACCCTGCAACGGGCAAGCGCAAACGTGTATCCCGGTTCGGCTTCCCGCGTCGCAAGGACGCGGAGGCCGCTTTGCGGGAAATCCAGGAATCCATCAAGAAACAACAATATGTTCCTGTATCCAACGTGACCTTTGAAGATTTTGCCGCTGACTGGCTGAAAATCTATGCCCAGCAAGTCAAAATATCAACCGTCCGAATCCGGGAACATAATATCGCCTGGTTAAATCGCTATTTTGCGAAAATCCCATTGCAGCAGATCACCAAACGTGATTACCAGATGTTTTTGCTGGACCTAAAAGATAAATTGCAGCCCAACACGATCTGCGGTGTCCATGCAGCGGCTAAAATGATTTTTAAGAAGGCACGGGAGTTTGAGCTGATTTACAACGATCCTACGGAATTTGCCTCGCCGCCCCGCCCGTCACGGAAAATCATTGATCCGGAACAAGACATACCGCAATACCTGGAAAAGGCTGATCTGCAACGTTTTTTGGACGAATCCCGGCGACACACTCAGTACGGCGATTATACGGCGCTGTTTATGCTGCTGGCCTATACGGGGCTCCGTATAGGGGAAGCCCTTGCCCTGACCTGGGAAGATATTGATCTGGATGCCGCGACGCTCAAAGTCACCAAAACGCTGTACAATCCAACCAGCCGTTACAATGCCTATACGCTCTTGCCGCCTAAAACGCGGACGTCGGCGCGGATTTTATCGCTGCCCACCCAGCTCGTTGCGGAACTCAAAAAATACCGCCTGGAAGCAACGGCGCGCCGGTTTACGTTTGGGGAATTATGGCATTATCCCGAAGGCAGCCGTGCCGGGTTTGTGTTTACGGCCCCCATGCACCCGGGATACCCAATAACGCAACGTAGCGTCCAGCATCATATCGATCATATACAACAGGTTTTAACCCCGCCGCTCCCTTGTCGTGTACATCCTCATATTTTCCGCCACACACACACATCGCTGCTAGCCGAGGCGGGCGTTGACCTGGTGGACATCATGGAACGGTTAGGCCATTCCGACGATACTACCACCCGAAAAATATATCTACACGTGACAAAACACATGAAACGCCGGGCGGCTGAAAAATTTTCCGAACTCATGGAACGTTGA
- the tnpA gene encoding IS66 family insertion sequence element accessory protein TnpA, with amino-acid sequence MLKISHEKNEFLYSAQRVVFFEPFVSLISGGGFVLGEIQRIKHQKALEYWSQILKEQQESGLCIKAFCRSRQMSHHAMYYWIKELREEALLVNPQAPARTTQFAPVSLAQEQQHSCGKMVVHVGSASLEIPEGTAAPDLQRTLQVLKEVFLC; translated from the coding sequence ATGTTAAAAATATCGCACGAAAAAAACGAATTTCTCTACAGTGCGCAACGTGTCGTTTTTTTCGAGCCATTTGTGTCACTCATCTCTGGAGGTGGTTTTGTTTTGGGTGAAATTCAACGCATAAAACATCAGAAGGCTCTGGAATACTGGAGCCAGATTCTAAAGGAGCAACAGGAAAGCGGCCTTTGCATCAAGGCGTTCTGTCGGTCACGTCAGATGAGCCATCATGCCATGTATTACTGGATCAAGGAACTGAGAGAGGAAGCGCTGTTGGTCAATCCTCAGGCACCCGCCCGTACTACTCAATTTGCGCCCGTCTCTCTGGCTCAGGAGCAACAGCATTCCTGCGGGAAGATGGTCGTCCACGTGGGCTCTGCTTCTCTTGAAATCCCTGAGGGAACCGCTGCGCCAGATTTGCAGCGTACGCTGCAGGTCCTCAAAGAGGTATTCTTGTGTTAA
- the tnpB gene encoding IS66 family insertion sequence element accessory protein TnpB (TnpB, as the term is used for proteins encoded by IS66 family insertion elements, is considered an accessory protein, since TnpC, encoded by a neighboring gene, is a DDE family transposase.), which translates to MLIRNITADHIYLACGYTDMRKSIDGLAALVAARFHLDPHQPALFLFCGRRKDRIKALLWDETGFLLLYKRLENGRYQWPNTPEDLVELSQQQLRWLIEGLSIHQPKAVQTVHPSLTI; encoded by the coding sequence GTGTTAATCCGCAACATCACTGCCGACCATATCTACCTGGCCTGTGGATATACGGATATGCGCAAATCCATCGACGGGCTGGCTGCTCTGGTGGCTGCCCGTTTCCATCTGGATCCCCATCAGCCCGCCCTCTTTCTGTTCTGTGGCAGAAGGAAAGACCGGATCAAGGCTCTCTTGTGGGATGAGACTGGATTCCTGCTGCTGTACAAGAGACTGGAAAATGGCCGGTATCAGTGGCCAAATACTCCAGAAGATTTGGTGGAACTCTCCCAACAGCAGCTCCGCTGGCTCATAGAGGGTCTCTCCATCCATCAGCCAAAAGCTGTGCAGACGGTCCATCCGTCCCTGACCATCTGA
- the tnpC gene encoding IS66 family transposase has protein sequence MAEAGRTEEQIKELEQKVERLSEENQRLKQQLHALRHTVFGSRTEKAEKICPDQLNLFNEAEVEAKPSAPEPEIEVPAHKRRKKQKRDWAELLEKFPHEEKLYTLPEDERICKRCGSPLVSMGKEKIRTEVQFIPAQVKIIDIYRESFQCLECRKQEHFVVEKPQVPHSVLQNSMATASAVAHVIVQKYQMAVPLHRQEQEWKNIGLPLSRATMANWIIRSSQDWLAPLVSVMKAELLKQAVIHADETPVQVLNEQNRKNTTKSFMWVYTNGEYEQLKKIRIYQYCQGRSGEFARKFLEGYQGILQTDGYAGYEKVSCKVHALCWVHARRKFVEAIPADMPKEEVAQTTCGQAIQKLGEIFAEDKKLAELDPEKRKEERLRLERSKLEAYFAWLETKMDEQPSLKSPLGKAIQYILLHRKQLSAYLEYGEAAMTNNICERAIRNFTIGRKNWLFSASPKGAEASATIYSIIETCKANGLEPYTYLTYLFEKLPNMDFKIHPELLQQMMPWSEEVQNICK, from the coding sequence GTGGCCGAAGCAGGGAGAACCGAAGAACAGATCAAGGAACTGGAACAGAAAGTGGAACGTCTGTCCGAGGAGAACCAGAGACTCAAACAACAGCTGCATGCTCTGCGGCACACTGTCTTTGGTTCCCGCACGGAAAAGGCGGAAAAGATTTGTCCGGACCAGCTCAATCTCTTCAATGAGGCCGAAGTGGAAGCCAAACCATCGGCACCGGAACCTGAAATCGAAGTCCCGGCCCACAAACGGCGCAAGAAGCAGAAGCGGGATTGGGCCGAGCTGCTGGAAAAATTTCCCCATGAAGAAAAACTGTATACTCTCCCGGAAGATGAACGGATCTGCAAACGCTGCGGCAGTCCCCTGGTCTCCATGGGCAAAGAGAAAATCCGCACAGAAGTGCAGTTCATCCCTGCCCAGGTCAAGATCATCGACATCTACCGGGAATCTTTCCAGTGCCTGGAATGTCGGAAGCAGGAACATTTTGTGGTTGAGAAGCCTCAAGTGCCTCACAGCGTCCTGCAGAATTCCATGGCCACAGCATCTGCCGTAGCCCATGTCATCGTCCAGAAATACCAGATGGCCGTGCCGCTCCACCGTCAGGAACAGGAATGGAAGAATATCGGCCTGCCGCTTTCCCGGGCAACCATGGCCAACTGGATCATCCGGTCTTCCCAGGACTGGCTGGCTCCCCTGGTCAGTGTCATGAAGGCAGAGCTGCTGAAGCAGGCGGTGATCCATGCGGATGAAACTCCGGTCCAGGTGCTGAATGAGCAGAACCGGAAAAACACCACCAAGTCCTTCATGTGGGTGTATACCAATGGGGAATATGAACAACTGAAAAAGATACGGATCTACCAGTACTGCCAGGGCAGGAGCGGTGAGTTCGCCAGGAAATTCCTGGAGGGGTATCAGGGAATCCTGCAGACTGATGGGTATGCAGGATATGAGAAGGTCTCCTGCAAAGTCCATGCCCTGTGCTGGGTGCATGCCCGGAGGAAGTTCGTCGAAGCCATCCCAGCCGACATGCCCAAGGAAGAGGTTGCCCAGACCACCTGCGGCCAGGCCATCCAGAAACTGGGGGAAATCTTTGCCGAAGACAAGAAACTGGCGGAACTGGATCCAGAAAAGCGGAAAGAAGAACGTCTGCGGCTTGAAAGAAGCAAGCTGGAGGCTTACTTTGCGTGGCTGGAAACGAAAATGGACGAACAACCGAGCCTGAAGTCGCCGCTGGGCAAGGCTATCCAATATATTCTCCTCCACAGGAAGCAGTTGAGCGCCTACCTGGAATATGGAGAAGCTGCCATGACGAACAATATCTGTGAACGGGCCATCCGGAACTTCACCATAGGCCGGAAAAACTGGTTATTCAGCGCTTCTCCCAAAGGAGCAGAAGCCAGTGCCACGATTTACAGCATCATCGAGACCTGTAAGGCCAATGGCCTGGAGCCATACACTTATCTGACCTACCTGTTCGAGAAGCTGCCCAACATGGATTTCAAGATCCATCCGGAACTGCTCCAGCAGATGATGCCCTGGTCTGAAGAAGTACAGAATATATGCAAGTAA
- a CDS encoding DUF1858 domain-containing protein has product MENKVTKDMLVGKICAEHPEAIPALLGVGMHCLGCPSSQMESLQDAAFVHGLDPEAVVAAVNEAIAKA; this is encoded by the coding sequence ATGGAAAACAAAGTTACGAAAGATATGCTGGTGGGTAAAATCTGTGCAGAACATCCGGAAGCCATCCCGGCTCTGCTGGGCGTGGGCATGCACTGCCTGGGCTGCCCTTCTTCCCAGATGGAATCCCTGCAGGATGCCGCTTTCGTCCATGGGCTGGATCCGGAAGCCGTCGTAGCCGCCGTCAACGAAGCCATCGCCAAGGCGTAA
- the hydE gene encoding [FeFe] hydrogenase H-cluster radical SAM maturase HydE: MGIVDLVDKLKEYSVLTDEEYKALLQTEDPLLRDKLFRGAQEAMNYVFHRRVYFQGVLEFSNHCPQNCLYCPRREENGELHRFRLNWEQIRGACALGYELGIRSFLLEGGEDHYYTDMILCNILTNLKQEFPDCALGLSVGERTKKSYHRLHQAGAQRYFLSFVTSAPLHFSRLHPPTHSLSTKIDCVNDLKDLGYETDTGFLVGAPYEQVDYLVKDLTLLQELAPHNITLTPFLPEDGTPFRQERRMALEEYLRLTAILRILFPRANIVAPWAIRRIHAHGQILSVQSGANVLRMPMLPPADPDSLNQDARKKLLHTIEVMYRYLKHYGYEMTLGRGDSMLYPNRVEDKEPEAVAEPETKE; encoded by the coding sequence GTGGGCATTGTGGATCTGGTGGACAAGCTGAAGGAATATTCCGTACTCACGGACGAGGAGTATAAGGCCCTGCTCCAGACGGAGGACCCTCTGCTGCGGGATAAACTGTTCCGGGGTGCCCAGGAGGCCATGAACTATGTGTTCCACCGCAGGGTGTACTTCCAGGGCGTGCTGGAATTCAGCAACCACTGCCCCCAGAACTGTCTGTACTGCCCCCGCCGGGAGGAGAACGGTGAACTCCACCGCTTCCGGCTGAACTGGGAACAGATCCGGGGGGCCTGCGCCCTGGGCTATGAGCTGGGGATCCGATCCTTTCTGCTGGAAGGGGGAGAGGATCATTACTATACGGATATGATCCTGTGCAATATCCTGACCAACTTGAAGCAGGAATTCCCCGACTGCGCCCTGGGCCTTTCTGTGGGGGAACGGACGAAGAAATCCTACCATCGGCTGCACCAGGCCGGGGCCCAGCGGTACTTCCTCAGCTTCGTGACCTCGGCCCCTCTCCATTTCAGTCGGCTCCATCCCCCCACCCATTCCCTTTCCACCAAGATCGACTGTGTGAACGATCTGAAGGATCTGGGGTATGAGACGGATACAGGATTCCTGGTAGGGGCTCCCTATGAACAGGTGGACTATCTGGTGAAAGACCTGACACTGCTCCAGGAACTGGCACCTCACAACATCACCCTGACACCCTTCCTGCCTGAGGACGGTACACCGTTCCGCCAGGAAAGGCGCATGGCCCTGGAAGAGTACCTGCGGCTCACAGCCATTTTGCGGATCCTGTTTCCCCGGGCCAACATCGTGGCACCCTGGGCCATCCGGAGGATCCATGCCCACGGCCAGATCCTCAGCGTCCAGAGCGGTGCCAACGTGCTGCGCATGCCCATGCTGCCTCCGGCCGATCCGGACTCCCTGAACCAGGATGCCCGGAAGAAGCTGCTCCACACCATCGAGGTCATGTACCGCTATTTGAAGCATTACGGTTACGAAATGACCCTGGGCAGAGGGGACTCCATGCTGTACCCCAACAGGGTGGAGGACAAGGAGCCGGAGGCAGTGGCAGAACCTGAGACAAAAGAATAA
- a CDS encoding LysR family transcriptional regulator, which produces MEIRTLKYFLAVAREQNMTEAANLLFVTQPTLSRQMADLEKELGKKLFIRSNRSTTLTEEGMHLRQRAEEILALVEQTKSEIKDEDLDLTGCIRIGAGITYLVHYLTDTFADLRKENPHLTIEMITGNADIIQEKLEHGLLDFGLFIQPFNVENYNYLELPGKNRLGIVTSIHSPWAKLDAVTPENILGIPLMTSSRHNNRTFDLEGWSKGKFSVEKLNIVGTTDLSCNTNPLVFQQVANLLCIDRLEHHESPELKFIPLEPAYEVSSLVAWKKYRLLSHSSQVFLERLKEKVNPEK; this is translated from the coding sequence ATGGAAATCCGCACCCTGAAATATTTCCTGGCGGTGGCCCGGGAACAGAACATGACCGAAGCCGCCAATTTGCTGTTCGTCACCCAGCCCACCCTGTCCCGCCAGATGGCCGACCTGGAAAAGGAACTGGGCAAGAAGCTGTTCATCCGCAGCAACCGCAGCACCACCCTCACCGAAGAAGGGATGCACCTGCGCCAGCGGGCCGAAGAAATCCTGGCCCTGGTGGAACAGACGAAAAGCGAGATCAAGGATGAAGATCTGGATCTGACCGGCTGCATCCGCATCGGGGCCGGCATCACCTATCTGGTCCACTATCTGACGGATACCTTCGCCGACCTGCGCAAGGAGAATCCCCACCTGACCATCGAAATGATCACCGGCAACGCCGACATCATCCAGGAAAAGCTGGAACACGGCCTGCTGGATTTCGGCCTGTTCATCCAGCCCTTCAACGTGGAAAACTACAATTATCTGGAGCTGCCGGGCAAGAACCGGCTGGGCATCGTCACCAGCATCCACAGCCCCTGGGCAAAGCTGGATGCCGTCACCCCGGAAAACATCCTGGGAATCCCCCTCATGACCTCCTCCCGGCACAACAACCGGACCTTCGACCTGGAAGGCTGGTCCAAGGGCAAGTTCTCTGTAGAGAAGCTGAACATCGTGGGCACCACGGACCTTTCCTGCAACACCAATCCCCTGGTCTTCCAGCAGGTGGCCAACTTGCTGTGCATAGACCGGCTGGAGCACCACGAATCCCCGGAATTGAAATTCATCCCTCTGGAGCCAGCCTACGAAGTCTCCAGCCTGGTGGCCTGGAAAAAGTACCGCCTGCTCAGCCATTCCAGCCAGGTATTCCTGGAACGACTGAAGGAGAAAGTCAATCCAGAAAAATAA
- a CDS encoding carboxymuconolactone decarboxylase family protein, protein MDERLKQFAGFALALVMTTCMGIHFGEAAAMENETKKPVKIVQTAGRDVLGEFAPDFARYNDDILFGEVWSANDKLSLHDRSIVTVSALISQGITDSSLKYHITSARNNGVTKEEMVQIITQLGFYAGWPKAWAAFRLAKEVYEA, encoded by the coding sequence ATGGACGAACGCTTGAAACAATTTGCTGGCTTCGCGCTGGCCCTGGTCATGACGACTTGTATGGGCATACATTTTGGGGAGGCAGCAGCCATGGAAAATGAAACGAAGAAACCGGTCAAAATCGTGCAAACCGCAGGCAGAGACGTGCTGGGGGAATTCGCCCCGGACTTTGCCCGCTACAACGATGACATCCTGTTCGGTGAAGTGTGGAGCGCCAACGACAAACTGAGCCTGCACGACCGCAGCATCGTCACCGTATCCGCTCTGATCTCTCAGGGCATCACGGACAGTTCTCTGAAATACCATATCACGTCCGCCAGGAACAACGGCGTGACGAAGGAAGAAATGGTCCAGATCATCACCCAGCTGGGCTTCTACGCCGGCTGGCCCAAAGCCTGGGCAGCATTCCGGCTGGCGAAGGAAGTGTACGAAGCTTGA
- a CDS encoding DUF362 domain-containing protein has translation MDRREFLKTSGLGALALVLSSCGFSKQTASSAQLTGGGSSATGKEKVAGTGGDKYIPPEQRQGNESVVYFTRDLSAAGLLKIYETVAGNMTGKVGIKLHTGEPHGPNIIPRPWVKQLMEARLPGAKIVETNTYYGGARYTTEEHRKTLAVNGWDFAPVDILDEEGTTMLPVKGGKWFTEMSVGSHLLNYDSLLVLTHFKGHTMGGFGGSDKNIGIGCADGRIGKKMIHSGEGGSQWGIDKEEFMERLTESSKATADHFGNHIAYINVLRNMSVSCDCEGTGAQPVVTPNIGILASTDILAADQASVDLVYALPEKDRHALVERMESRHGLRQLSYMKELGMGCDRYVLLDLDHGSQPLTLADAVKDVKPFEG, from the coding sequence ATGGACCGCAGAGAATTTTTGAAGACGTCCGGACTGGGGGCACTGGCCCTGGTCCTGAGCAGCTGTGGCTTTTCAAAACAGACGGCTTCTTCGGCACAGCTGACGGGCGGCGGCAGCTCCGCCACCGGCAAGGAAAAAGTGGCCGGTACGGGCGGTGACAAATACATTCCGCCGGAACAACGGCAGGGCAATGAATCCGTGGTGTACTTCACCCGGGACCTGTCGGCGGCCGGCCTGCTGAAGATTTATGAGACCGTTGCCGGCAATATGACCGGCAAAGTGGGCATCAAACTGCACACAGGCGAGCCCCATGGCCCCAACATCATTCCCCGGCCCTGGGTAAAGCAGCTCATGGAAGCCCGTCTGCCCGGCGCGAAAATCGTGGAAACGAATACCTATTACGGCGGAGCCCGGTACACCACGGAAGAACACCGGAAGACCCTGGCCGTGAACGGCTGGGATTTCGCGCCGGTGGATATCCTGGATGAAGAGGGGACCACCATGCTGCCCGTCAAGGGGGGCAAGTGGTTCACGGAAATGTCCGTGGGCTCCCATCTGCTGAACTACGATTCCCTGCTGGTGCTGACCCATTTCAAGGGGCACACCATGGGCGGTTTCGGCGGCTCCGACAAGAACATCGGCATCGGCTGTGCCGACGGCCGCATTGGCAAGAAGATGATCCATTCCGGCGAGGGCGGCAGCCAGTGGGGTATCGACAAGGAAGAATTCATGGAACGGCTGACGGAATCATCCAAGGCCACGGCGGACCATTTCGGCAATCACATCGCCTACATCAATGTGCTGCGCAATATGTCCGTATCCTGTGACTGCGAAGGGACCGGGGCCCAGCCCGTGGTGACGCCCAACATCGGTATCCTGGCGTCCACGGACATCCTGGCGGCCGACCAGGCTTCCGTCGACCTGGTCTATGCCTTGCCGGAAAAAGATCGCCACGCCCTGGTGGAACGGATGGAAAGCCGCCACGGACTGCGCCAGCTGAGCTACATGAAGGAACTGGGCATGGGCTGCGACCGGTATGTGCTGCTGGACCTGGACCATGGCAGCCAGCCCCTGACACTGGCGGATGCGGTGAAGGACGTAAAACCCTTCGAGGGATAA
- a CDS encoding flavodoxin: MKKKLVAYFSASGVTAAKAKKLAEVVGADLYEIAPKDRYTNADLNWTNKKARSTVEMNDPASRPELKENGLDLTGYDTVYIGFPIWWYTAPHIIRSFLEQNKLTGVDIVLFATSGGSSISKAYQDLRKAYPKLNITNGVLLNGSIPGNLA; this comes from the coding sequence ATGAAAAAGAAACTGGTTGCCTATTTTTCTGCCAGCGGGGTTACAGCCGCCAAGGCGAAGAAACTGGCTGAAGTGGTGGGGGCGGACCTGTACGAAATCGCTCCCAAAGATAGATATACGAATGCGGACCTGAACTGGACGAACAAAAAGGCCCGCAGCACGGTGGAAATGAACGATCCGGCCAGTCGTCCGGAACTAAAGGAAAACGGCCTGGATCTGACGGGGTACGACACGGTTTACATCGGCTTCCCCATCTGGTGGTACACGGCGCCCCACATCATCCGCAGCTTCCTGGAACAGAACAAGCTGACCGGCGTGGACATCGTATTGTTCGCCACCAGCGGGGGCAGCAGCATTTCCAAGGCGTACCAGGACCTGCGCAAGGCCTACCCGAAACTGAACATCACGAACGGGGTGCTGCTGAACGGCTCCATTCCCGGGAACCTGGCGTAA